In one window of Bemisia tabaci chromosome 6, PGI_BMITA_v3 DNA:
- the LOC109041668 gene encoding uncharacterized protein, with the protein MLLQNHQGLLFFLPFFIIVGGEKQDSEKTVPKAKYDEVRRELSNLQTKFAKLEERIRMTEELQKGFQSMEEQLHSIKNGISEQSKLVKEKVKDLSKLIELKFINLITVLKPI; encoded by the exons ATGTTGCTCCAAAATCACCAAGGCTTGTTGTTCTTCCTCCCGTTCTTTATCATTGTAGGCGGAGAAAAGCAGGACTCAGAAAAAACG GTTCCAAAAGCTAAGTATGATGAGGTGCGGAGAGAACTATCAAATTTGCAAACAAAGTTTGCAAAGCTCGAGGAAAGAATTCGCATGACTGAG GAGCTGCAAAAGGGATTCCAATCAATGGAGGAACAGCTACACTCAATAAAGAATGGAATTTCTGAACAGTCAAAATTAgttaaagaaaaagtaaaagacTTGTCCAAActgattgaattaaaatttattaaTCTAATTACTGTTCTTAAACCGATATAA